The Paraburkholderia sabiae genome includes a region encoding these proteins:
- the proP gene encoding glycine betaine/L-proline transporter ProP has translation MSRSQARVAKRHSSSSRLKLEDITIVDHSLLKRAVGAMALGNAMEWFDFGVYSYIAVTLGKVFFPSSSPSAQLIATFGTFAAAFLVRPIGGMVFGPLGDRIGRQRVLAMTMIMMALGTFAIGLIPSYGSIGILAPALLLVARLVQGFSTGGEYGGAATFIAEFATDRRRGFAGSFLEFGTLVGYILGAGTVAVLTASLSQEALLSWGWRVPFFIAGPLGLVGLYIRMKLEETPAFKKEAEAREADEKSRPKQSFMELLAQQWKPLLQCVGLVLIFNVTDYMALSYLPSYLSATLHFNESHGLFLVLAVMVLMMPMTLYAGHLSDRIGRKPVMLLGCVGLFALSIPALLLIRTGAVLPVFGGLLILGALLSTFTGVMPSSLPALFPTKIRYSALAIGFNVSVSLFGGTTPLVAAWLVDRTGDAMMPAYYLMAASIVGIVSVLALRETARKPLPGSGPCVATRAEAMSLIRGAEPVNTSKKHLALVRERA, from the coding sequence ATGAGCCGTTCGCAAGCGCGCGTCGCAAAGCGCCATTCTTCGAGTTCGCGTCTTAAGCTCGAAGACATCACGATCGTTGATCACTCGCTTCTCAAACGTGCCGTCGGCGCGATGGCGCTCGGCAACGCGATGGAATGGTTCGACTTCGGCGTGTACAGCTACATCGCCGTCACCCTCGGCAAAGTGTTCTTTCCTTCGAGCAGCCCTTCGGCGCAGCTGATTGCGACGTTCGGCACGTTCGCGGCCGCGTTCCTCGTGCGCCCGATCGGCGGCATGGTGTTCGGTCCGCTCGGCGACCGGATCGGCCGGCAGCGCGTGCTCGCGATGACGATGATCATGATGGCTCTCGGTACGTTCGCGATCGGTCTGATTCCGAGCTACGGCTCGATCGGGATTCTCGCTCCGGCATTGCTGCTCGTTGCGCGTCTCGTGCAGGGCTTTTCGACGGGCGGTGAATACGGCGGTGCGGCCACGTTCATCGCTGAGTTCGCAACCGACCGCCGACGCGGTTTCGCAGGCAGCTTCCTCGAATTCGGCACGCTGGTCGGTTATATCCTCGGCGCCGGGACGGTTGCGGTTCTGACGGCGTCGCTGTCGCAGGAAGCTCTGCTGTCGTGGGGCTGGCGCGTGCCGTTCTTCATCGCGGGGCCGTTGGGTCTGGTCGGCCTGTACATCCGGATGAAGCTCGAAGAAACGCCCGCGTTCAAGAAAGAAGCCGAAGCGCGTGAAGCGGATGAGAAGTCGCGCCCGAAGCAGAGCTTCATGGAACTGCTCGCACAACAATGGAAGCCGCTGCTTCAGTGCGTCGGCCTCGTGCTGATCTTCAACGTCACCGACTACATGGCGCTGTCGTATCTGCCGAGCTATCTTTCCGCCACGCTCCACTTCAACGAATCGCACGGTCTGTTCCTCGTGCTGGCCGTGATGGTCCTGATGATGCCGATGACACTGTACGCGGGCCATCTGTCGGATCGCATTGGCCGTAAGCCGGTGATGCTGCTCGGTTGCGTGGGTCTGTTCGCGCTGTCGATTCCCGCGCTGCTGCTGATCCGCACGGGTGCCGTGCTGCCCGTTTTCGGCGGTCTGCTGATTCTCGGCGCGCTGCTGTCGACGTTCACGGGCGTGATGCCGTCGTCGCTGCCTGCTCTCTTCCCGACGAAGATACGCTATAGCGCGCTGGCGATCGGCTTCAACGTGTCGGTATCGCTGTTCGGCGGCACGACGCCGCTCGTCGCCGCGTGGCTCGTCGATCGTACCGGCGATGCAATGATGCCCGCGTACTATCTGATGGCTGCGTCGATCGTCGGTATCGTGTCGGTGCTCGCGCTGCGGGAAACGGCTCGCAAGCCGCTGCCCGGTTCGGGTCCGTGTGTCGCGACGCGCGCGGAAGCGATGAGCCTGATCCGCGGCGCCGAACCCGTTAATACGTCGAAGAAGCATCTGGCACTGGTACGGGAACGCGCCTAG
- a CDS encoding aminotransferase-like domain-containing protein, protein MAQLRYKALVDKYATDIRSGRLPAGTRLPTHRELAAKHGFALVTATRVYAELAAMGLVSGETGRGTFVREISLPPRQGIDQFALAAGMVDLNFNYPALPGQADLLRAALRQLAASGDLESLLRYQPHGGRQHERAAVARHLAWRGLDVGWEQVSLVNGAQAGLAATVMALLRPGDVVAVDALTYPGFKIMAEAFRLELAPIPAAAQGPDLDALERLCASRRVKAVYVMPTMHNPLGWVMSAHRRKQLVSIARRHGLLIIEDAAYAFLVDKPPAPLAALAPETTVYVSGLSKNVATGLRVGFVVAPERSMKAIEQAIRATTWNTPGVMTAIACAWLDDGTVKRLETEKHRDAKIRQTMAAEVLDGLPCVRHPASYFVWLPLSEDVRADQVAAALMREHISVSTAEPYATSHHVPHAVRLALGSVELDVLRESLKKVRQVIGDYAY, encoded by the coding sequence ATGGCTCAACTCCGGTACAAGGCGCTAGTCGACAAATACGCCACCGATATCCGTTCTGGCCGCCTGCCTGCGGGTACGCGCCTGCCGACGCATCGCGAGCTTGCTGCAAAGCACGGCTTCGCGCTCGTCACGGCAACGCGTGTCTATGCCGAACTCGCGGCGATGGGGCTCGTGAGCGGCGAGACGGGACGCGGCACGTTCGTTCGCGAGATTTCCTTGCCGCCGAGGCAAGGCATCGATCAGTTCGCGCTGGCGGCGGGCATGGTCGACCTCAACTTCAACTATCCGGCGCTGCCCGGCCAGGCCGATCTGCTGCGCGCTGCATTGCGTCAGCTTGCGGCATCCGGCGATCTGGAAAGCCTGCTGCGTTATCAGCCGCACGGCGGACGCCAGCACGAGCGCGCGGCCGTGGCGCGGCATCTGGCGTGGCGTGGGCTCGACGTCGGTTGGGAACAGGTGTCGCTCGTGAATGGCGCGCAAGCCGGGCTGGCGGCGACTGTCATGGCGCTGCTGCGTCCCGGCGACGTGGTCGCCGTCGATGCGTTGACGTATCCGGGATTCAAGATCATGGCCGAGGCTTTCCGCCTCGAACTCGCGCCGATTCCCGCCGCTGCGCAAGGCCCCGATCTCGATGCACTCGAACGCCTGTGTGCGAGCCGCCGCGTAAAAGCCGTGTACGTGATGCCGACGATGCACAATCCGCTCGGCTGGGTGATGAGCGCGCACCGACGCAAGCAGCTGGTGTCGATCGCGCGGCGGCACGGGCTGCTGATCATCGAAGACGCGGCCTACGCGTTTCTCGTCGACAAGCCGCCTGCGCCACTGGCGGCGCTCGCGCCGGAGACGACCGTCTACGTGTCGGGGCTATCGAAGAACGTGGCGACGGGCCTGCGCGTCGGCTTTGTGGTTGCGCCGGAGCGATCGATGAAGGCGATCGAACAGGCCATCCGCGCGACGACCTGGAACACGCCTGGCGTGATGACCGCGATCGCTTGCGCGTGGCTCGACGACGGCACCGTGAAGCGGCTCGAAACGGAGAAACATCGTGACGCGAAGATCCGTCAGACGATGGCCGCCGAAGTGCTCGACGGCCTGCCATGCGTGCGTCATCCCGCATCGTATTTCGTCTGGCTGCCGCTGTCGGAAGACGTGCGCGCCGATCAGGTCGCAGCAGCGCTGATGCGCGAACACATCTCCGTCTCGACTGCCGAGCCTTATGCGACCTCGCATCATGTGCCGCATGCCGTGCGTCTCGCGTTGGGTTCCGTCGAACTCGACGTGCTGCGGGAATCGTTGAAGAAGGTCAGGCAGGTGATCGGCGATTACGCCTATTGA
- a CDS encoding DJ-1/PfpI family protein: MHIAILTFEGFNELDSFIALGILNRIKKPDWRVSIATPQKRVTSMNGVTVEGHISLREANAADAVLVGSGKLTRDVVADPALMSQMQFDPTRQLLGAQCSGTLVLAKLGLLDDVPACTDLTTKPWVEEAGVDVLNQPFFARGNLATAGGCLASQYLAAWVIARFEGIDAVSDALHYVAPVGEKEDYVSRALRNITPFLHETSAPV, translated from the coding sequence ATGCATATCGCCATTCTGACGTTCGAAGGCTTCAACGAACTCGATTCGTTCATTGCGCTCGGCATTCTCAACCGCATCAAGAAGCCGGACTGGCGCGTGTCGATTGCGACGCCGCAAAAGCGCGTCACGTCGATGAACGGTGTGACGGTCGAAGGTCATATTTCCTTGCGTGAAGCGAACGCTGCCGATGCCGTGCTTGTGGGCAGCGGGAAATTGACGCGCGACGTCGTCGCCGATCCTGCGCTGATGTCGCAGATGCAGTTCGATCCAACGCGGCAACTATTGGGCGCGCAGTGTTCCGGCACGCTCGTGCTGGCGAAGCTGGGGCTGCTCGACGACGTGCCCGCCTGCACCGACCTCACGACGAAGCCGTGGGTCGAAGAAGCGGGCGTCGATGTTCTGAACCAGCCGTTCTTCGCAAGAGGCAATCTCGCGACGGCAGGCGGATGTCTCGCTTCACAGTATCTTGCGGCATGGGTGATTGCGCGATTCGAAGGTATCGATGCTGTGTCGGATGCACTTCATTACGTTGCGCCTGTCGGTGAAAAAGAGGATTACGTTTCGCGCGCGCTGCGCAATATCACGCCTTTCCTGCACGAAACGAGTGCGCCCGTTTAA